The DNA segment CTGTGTTTATAGTGATTCCTCTTTCTCTTTCTTCTGGTGCTTGGTCGATGTTAGCGAAATCTACTGCTTTAGCTAATCCTAAATCAGATAATACTTTTGAGATTGCTGCTGTTGTTGTTGTCTTTCCGTGGTCTACGTGACCTATTGTTCCGATATTTACATGTGGTTTACTTCTGTCAAATTGCTCTTTTGCCATTGTTAAAGCCTCCTAAAAATTTAATTTATTTATTTGAATTACCCTGAAACGTCTGGAAATTCCAGACGTTCAGCTGTTATAGTCATTAATAGTAATATTAATTCAAGTTCATCACTCTATTTTATAGAAAAAGAAATATTAGTTTCTCTCTTCCATGATTGTCTTTTGGATAGATGCAGGAACTGGTAAGTATTTCTTGAATTCCATTGCATAGTTTGCTCTTCCTTGAGATTTAGATCTTAAGTCAGTTGAGTAACCAAACATTTCTGATAAAGGAACTTCAGCTTCAATGATTCTAGCTCCAGCTCTTTCAGTCATTCCAAGAACGACTCCTCTTCTTGAAGAAACATCTCCAATTAAGTCTCCCATATACTCTTCAGGAGTAGTGATCTCTACTTTGAATACAGGTTCAAGTATAACTGGGTTACACTCTCTTGCTGCTTTCTTCATAGCCATTGATCCTGCAATTTTAAATGCCATCTCGTTCGAGTCAACATCATGGTAAGATCCATCATATAATACAACCTTAACATCTTCCATTGCGTATCCAGCGATAACTCCGCCTTCAAGTGCTTCTTTACAACCTTTTTCAACTGCAGGAATATATTCTCTAGGAATTGCTCCACCAGCAACTTTATTTTCAAACATGAATCCTTCACCTGGATTAGGATATACTCTGATCTTAACGTGTCCGTATTGTCCTCTTCCACCTGATTGCTTAGCATATTTCATGTCAGTATCAGTTTCAGTTGTGATAGTTTCTCTGTAAGCAACTTGTGGTTTACCTACGTTTGATTCTACCTTAAATTCTCTCTTCATTCTATCAACTAGGATATCTAAGTGAAGTTCACCCATTCCAGAGATGATAGTTTGTCCAGTTTCTTCGTCTGTTTTAACTTGGAAAGTAGGATCTTCTTCAGCAAGTTTGCTTAAAGCGATACCCATTTTCTCTTGGTCAGCCTTTGTTTTAGGCTCAACAGCTACTGAGATAACTGGCTCAGGGAATTCCATTCTTTCTAAGATGATAGGGTTAGCCATATCACATAGAGTGTCACCAGTTGTAGTGTCTTTAAGACCTACTGCTGCTGCGATATCTCCACAGTATACTACTTCTATCTCTTCTCTTTTGTTTGCATGCATTTGTAGGATTCTTCCTACTCTTTCTTTCTTACCTTTTACAGAGTTTAATACATATGAACCTTTTGCTAAAGTTCCAGAGTATACTCTGAAGAAAGATAATCTTCCAACGAATGGGTCAGTCATTATTTTAAATGCTAACGCAGCAAACGGCTGGTCATCTCCAGGAACTCTTTCCATTGCAATACTTTCATCTTTAACGTCAGTACCTGCAATTGCACCGATATCTATTGGTGAAGGCATGATGTCAACGATTAAGTCTAATAATGGTTGAACTCCTTTATTTTTAAATGCAGTACCACACGTTACAGGAACGATTTGGTTTGCAATAGTAGCTGTTCTTAATCCAGAGATTAATTCTTCAGGAGTAATTTCTTCTCCACCAAAGAATTTTTCCATTAAGATGTCATCTGTCTCAACGATAGATTCGATCATGAATTCTCTTGCAGCTTGAGCTTCTTCTAATAAAGATTCTCTGATGTCAACAATTTCCATGTCTTGACCGTCTGCAGTGTCTAAAGGCCACTTCATTTCTTTCATTGTGATTAAGTTAATGATTCCTTCGAAGTTCTCTTCTGCACCAATTGGTAATTGTACAGGAACTGGGTTAGATCCTAACTTTTCTTTGATGTCGTTTACACACATCTTGAAGTCTGCACCTGTTCTGTCCATCTTGTTAAAGAAAGCCATTCTAGGTACGTTGTACTTGTCAGCTTGTCTCCAAACTGTTTCAGATTGTGGTTGTACTCCATCAACTGCAGAGAAAACTGCAACTGTTCCATCTAATACTCTTAATGATCTTTCTACTTCTACAGTAAAGTCCACATGTCCAGGTGTATCGATGATGTTTATTCTATGATTTCTCCAGAAACAAGTTGTTGCTGCTGAAGTGATTGTGATTCCTCTTTCTTGCTCTTGCTCCATCCAGTCCATAGTAGCTGCACCGTCATGTACCTCTCCAATTTGATGAGTTACACCAGTGTAAAGTAAGATTCTCTCCGTTGTAGTTGTCTTACCAGCATCGATATGAGCCATGATTCCTATATTTCTAGTTTGATCTAAAGAAATTTCTCTAGCCATTATGGTTTTCCTCCTCGAACTTTATATATATATACATGAAAAACTAAGTTAAAATCAACTTAGTTCTTACCACTTGTAGTGTGCGAAAGCTCTGTTTGCTTCTGCCATCTTATAAGTGTCTTCTTTTTTCTTGATAGTTGCACCTTCGTTGTTAGACGCTGCGATTAATTCGTTAGCTAATCTTTCAACCATTGTGTACTCTTTTCTATTTCTAGTATAAGTAGTTAACCATCTTAAAGCTAAGGCTTGTTGTCTAACTGTTCTAACTTCTACTGGTACTTGATAAGTAGCTCCACCAATTCTTCTTGATTTAACTTCTAATTGAGGTTTGATGTTCTCGATAGCTTTCTTGAAAGTTTCGTATCCCTCTTCACCTGATTTTTCCTTTATTAAATCCATAGCTCCATAAAAAATAGACTCTGCTAAAGATTTCTTTCCATCTAACATGATAGAATTTATAAATTTAGTTACAACTTTATCTCCATATCTTGAATCAGCTAAAACGTCTCTTTTAACTGCTGCTCTTCTTCTTGACATATTTTTTGCACCTCCTAATAGTTTAAATTATTATCCTTTTTTTACTCCGTACTTAGATCTTGATTGCTTTCTATCTGCTACTCCTGCAGTATCTAAAGCTCCTCTGATTACTTTATATCTTACACCTGGTAAGTCTTTAGTTCTTCCACCTTTTAAAAGAACAATTGAATGCTCTTGTAAGTTATGTCCGATTCCTGGAATATAAGCAGTAACTTCGATTCCGTTAGTTAATCTTACTCTGGCAACCTTTCTTAAAGCTGAGTTTGGTTTCTTTGGTGTAGAAGTATAAACTCTTACACAAACTCCTCTTTTTTGTGGGTTTCCTTTTAATGCTGGTGACGTTTTAGATGTTTCTAACGTCTTTCTTCCTTTTCTTATTAATTGGTTAATAGTAGGCATCTTTACCCTCCTTTTCTTTTTTTTCTCATCATCTAA comes from the Psychrilyobacter piezotolerans genome and includes:
- a CDS encoding GTP-binding protein, whose translation is MAKEQFDRSKPHVNIGTIGHVDHGKTTTTAAISKVLSDLGLAKAVDFANIDQAPEERERGITINT
- the fusA gene encoding elongation factor G, whose amino-acid sequence is MAREISLDQTRNIGIMAHIDAGKTTTTERILLYTGVTHQIGEVHDGAATMDWMEQEQERGITITSAATTCFWRNHRINIIDTPGHVDFTVEVERSLRVLDGTVAVFSAVDGVQPQSETVWRQADKYNVPRMAFFNKMDRTGADFKMCVNDIKEKLGSNPVPVQLPIGAEENFEGIINLITMKEMKWPLDTADGQDMEIVDIRESLLEEAQAAREFMIESIVETDDILMEKFFGGEEITPEELISGLRTATIANQIVPVTCGTAFKNKGVQPLLDLIVDIMPSPIDIGAIAGTDVKDESIAMERVPGDDQPFAALAFKIMTDPFVGRLSFFRVYSGTLAKGSYVLNSVKGKKERVGRILQMHANKREEIEVVYCGDIAAAVGLKDTTTGDTLCDMANPIILERMEFPEPVISVAVEPKTKADQEKMGIALSKLAEEDPTFQVKTDEETGQTIISGMGELHLDILVDRMKREFKVESNVGKPQVAYRETITTETDTDMKYAKQSGGRGQYGHVKIRVYPNPGEGFMFENKVAGGAIPREYIPAVEKGCKEALEGGVIAGYAMEDVKVVLYDGSYHDVDSNEMAFKIAGSMAMKKAARECNPVILEPVFKVEITTPEEYMGDLIGDVSSRRGVVLGMTERAGARIIEAEVPLSEMFGYSTDLRSKSQGRANYAMEFKKYLPVPASIQKTIMEERN
- the rpsG gene encoding 30S ribosomal protein S7; this translates as MSRRRAAVKRDVLADSRYGDKVVTKFINSIMLDGKKSLAESIFYGAMDLIKEKSGEEGYETFKKAIENIKPQLEVKSRRIGGATYQVPVEVRTVRQQALALRWLTTYTRNRKEYTMVERLANELIAASNNEGATIKKKEDTYKMAEANRAFAHYKW
- the rpsL gene encoding 30S ribosomal protein S12, whose translation is MPTINQLIRKGRKTLETSKTSPALKGNPQKRGVCVRVYTSTPKKPNSALRKVARVRLTNGIEVTAYIPGIGHNLQEHSIVLLKGGRTKDLPGVRYKVIRGALDTAGVADRKQSRSKYGVKKG